The proteins below come from a single Tissierella sp. MB52-C2 genomic window:
- a CDS encoding transposase, whose protein sequence is MSRKKYSKEFKVQVVKQVIEEGKKVSHIANELDLSRDMVYRWVNEYEAHGSEAFSGEGNARRDHEFEIIKLNKQVDSLQKECEILKKYSAFLKVQSK, encoded by the coding sequence ATGTCTAGAAAAAAGTATAGTAAAGAATTTAAAGTTCAAGTTGTTAAACAAGTTATTGAGGAAGGTAAGAAAGTATCACATATAGCTAATGAGCTAGACTTATCTAGAGATATGGTATATAGATGGGTAAATGAATATGAAGCTCACGGAAGTGAAGCTTTCTCTGGTGAAGGTAACGCTCGCAGAGATCACGAATTTGAAATAATAAAACTTAATAAACAAGTGGATTCTTTGCAAAAGGAATGTGAAATTCTAAAAAAGTACTCAGCCTTCCTCAAGGTACAAAGCAAGTAA
- a CDS encoding radical SAM/SPASM domain-containing protein, with protein sequence MYFLTLELINACNMTCKYCYLGSKKNKLMTKNTIERSIDICINEAVKQYDKKLDVCLIGGEPLMAYDNMVYTVNLTNRKCEEKGISVFYNTIINGTLLNKEMMDFFIKERFDLKISLDGSESVHNLNRFYNDGSGSYNDVVDKLDLIRDYEKATGKKCSVANVITKNNVDKLKDTIIHIHNLGFKRLESGINIYDDWDTPYLEILKEQINLAFDYYITKKMEGDSFYWFFIEKKLRNYFTDVEFYGCRAGLYSSYINVDGQIYTCKEVENRDFLIGAEDKGLYPDKIRNLIRKQSIYNECMDCSYLSHCSARGCIIENFEINGDIYKPVQIKCLETKIVFDMFKNKIGKEQEESFRKFYERMNSNV encoded by the coding sequence ATGTATTTTCTAACATTAGAACTTATCAATGCTTGTAATATGACTTGTAAATATTGCTATTTAGGATCTAAAAAAAATAAATTGATGACTAAAAATACAATTGAAAGGTCTATTGACATATGTATTAATGAAGCTGTAAAACAATATGATAAGAAATTAGATGTTTGTTTAATTGGAGGAGAGCCTTTAATGGCATATGACAACATGGTATATACTGTCAACTTAACTAATAGAAAGTGCGAAGAGAAAGGAATATCTGTTTTTTATAATACTATTATTAATGGGACGTTATTAAATAAAGAGATGATGGATTTTTTTATAAAAGAGAGATTTGATTTAAAAATTAGCTTAGATGGCTCAGAAAGTGTACACAATTTAAACAGATTTTACAATGATGGAAGTGGTAGCTATAACGATGTAGTAGATAAATTAGACTTAATTAGAGATTATGAAAAGGCTACAGGCAAAAAATGCTCTGTTGCAAATGTAATAACAAAAAATAATGTAGACAAACTGAAAGATACAATTATTCATATACATAATTTAGGTTTTAAAAGATTAGAGTCCGGTATTAATATATATGATGATTGGGATACCCCTTACCTGGAGATTTTAAAAGAGCAAATAAATTTGGCATTTGATTACTATATCACAAAAAAGATGGAGGGGGATAGCTTTTATTGGTTTTTTATAGAGAAAAAATTAAGAAATTATTTTACTGATGTTGAGTTCTATGGATGTAGAGCTGGATTATACTCTTCATATATAAATGTTGATGGTCAGATATATACATGTAAAGAAGTTGAAAATAGAGATTTTTTAATTGGAGCAGAAGACAAAGGTTTATATCCAGATAAAATAAGAAACTTGATAAGAAAACAGAGTATCTATAATGAATGTATGGATTGCTCCTATTTAAGTCATTGTAGTGCACGAGGCTGTATTATTGAGAATTTTGAAATAAATGGTGATATTTATAAACCGGTACAAATTAAGTGTTTAGAAACAAAGATAGTTTTTGATATGTTTAAAAATAAAATTGGCAAAGAACAAGAAGAATCTTTTCGGAAATTTTATGAGAGGATGAATAGTAATGTTTAA
- a CDS encoding AMP-binding protein → MKKIGIFEAMILCRKYKKMNEAEKVKIQKKRLHKIVSYARQNSPYYKELYNNIGDEFELSELPPTNKKELMSHFDDWSTDRSIKLSDINEFMKDLDNIGRKFNEDYLVFTTSGSTGDPLVMLCDRNTNNIMGGISTTRAFARKQDLKAFLKAGKKTIGVFATGGFYLGNSSVRSRLLAMPWKKKQMDVTSALLPISQIVDELNAFQPAMLGGYPTILELLIDEQKCGRLRINPVIIMTGGEYLSNHLRERLSEVFQCYVQTNYSCTEGGTIACECTEQHFHINDDWVIIEPVDKDNKPVPNGVQSDKILLTNLYNYTQPFIRYEVTDRVVIHHEPCVCGNGSPWLTIEGRVDDIVTFLEDGKEIKIAPLAIYAILKEIHEIQRFQIVAYKDNKIELRINPIYGHSKEEVFEYACSALRKFLASHGIHHVEISLSTEEPKQHPKSGKFKHVINAG, encoded by the coding sequence ATGAAGAAAATTGGTATTTTTGAAGCTATGATATTATGCAGGAAATATAAAAAAATGAATGAAGCAGAAAAGGTAAAAATACAAAAGAAACGACTTCATAAGATTGTAAGTTATGCAAGACAGAACAGCCCATATTACAAAGAGCTTTATAATAATATTGGTGATGAGTTCGAACTTTCTGAACTGCCACCAACAAATAAAAAGGAGTTAATGTCACATTTCGACGATTGGTCAACAGACCGTTCAATAAAACTTTCAGATATCAATGAATTTATGAAAGATCTTGACAATATTGGACGCAAATTCAACGAAGATTATCTTGTATTTACTACGAGTGGATCTACGGGCGATCCATTAGTAATGCTTTGTGATAGAAACACTAATAATATAATGGGTGGAATTAGTACAACAAGAGCTTTCGCCAGAAAACAAGACTTGAAAGCATTTTTGAAGGCTGGAAAAAAAACAATTGGAGTATTTGCAACAGGTGGTTTCTATCTGGGAAATAGTTCAGTACGTTCAAGATTACTTGCGATGCCTTGGAAGAAAAAGCAGATGGATGTAACGAGTGCGCTGTTGCCAATATCACAGATAGTAGATGAACTGAATGCCTTTCAGCCTGCAATGCTTGGTGGGTATCCAACCATTTTGGAGCTCCTTATAGATGAACAGAAATGTGGGCGCCTTCGTATTAATCCTGTAATTATTATGACAGGTGGAGAGTATTTAAGTAATCATTTGCGTGAAAGACTCTCAGAAGTATTTCAATGTTATGTCCAGACGAATTATTCTTGTACCGAAGGAGGAACAATTGCGTGTGAATGTACAGAACAACATTTCCATATCAATGACGATTGGGTGATTATTGAGCCTGTTGATAAGGATAATAAACCAGTTCCCAATGGTGTACAGTCTGATAAAATTCTACTTACGAATTTATATAATTATACACAGCCATTCATCCGGTATGAGGTTACTGATCGAGTGGTAATTCATCATGAACCTTGTGTATGTGGCAATGGATCTCCCTGGTTAACTATCGAGGGGCGTGTTGATGATATTGTCACGTTCTTGGAAGATGGTAAAGAAATAAAAATTGCTCCACTTGCCATATATGCAATATTAAAAGAAATCCATGAAATTCAAAGATTTCAGATCGTGGCTTATAAGGATAATAAAATAGAATTAAGAATTAATCCTATCTACGGACATAGTAAAGAAGAAGTATTTGAATATGCCTGCAGCGCTTTAAGGAAGTTCCTTGCTTCCCATGGTATTCATCATGTAGAGATTTCTCTATCTACGGAGGAGCCAAAGCAGCATCCTAAAAGTGGTAAGTTTAAACATGTGATTAATGCTGGATGA
- a CDS encoding radical SAM/SPASM domain-containing protein, producing MYTIYLTTRCNYRCSYCYEDYGYETDMSQNQIINVVDYIFKYDKNQKINIGFMGGEPLLKKDIIFLVVDYIKKKYPDRNIKYYMTSNASLITRDFVDFMKNNNFELRISLDGSRSTNNQNRYSKNKIDYYGEIFNHLKFMSETKLKYSIRMTVAKNAITDLYDNIKYLYETFSEPINLIFDINMIIDDTVEDLIRKEIKKIENYYVSKNLCSNKSGLTIDQFDGKFVNVLSNFENRFGMCSAGISSFNFMPDGKIYPCGFLTNNDKFSIGDINEPINTCMSKRLAISLVEKEKTKCNDCKIKFFCHGMKCGYKNYIRTSKINVPSDSTCKIEKIFYSSVMNILNCFLNDENTDNILGRKLKSIIKSIDYTGLQLSDFGELIKNKVEII from the coding sequence ATGTATACTATCTATTTAACAACAAGATGTAATTATAGGTGCTCATATTGTTATGAAGATTATGGATATGAAACTGATATGTCTCAAAATCAAATTATAAATGTGGTGGATTATATTTTTAAATACGATAAAAATCAAAAAATTAATATTGGCTTTATGGGTGGTGAACCATTATTAAAAAAAGATATCATTTTTTTAGTCGTTGATTATATTAAAAAAAAATATCCAGATAGAAATATAAAATATTACATGACATCAAATGCATCATTAATTACTAGGGATTTTGTAGATTTTATGAAAAACAATAATTTTGAACTAAGAATAAGTCTAGATGGAAGTAGAAGTACAAATAACCAAAATAGGTATAGTAAAAATAAAATTGATTATTATGGTGAAATATTCAATCATTTAAAATTTATGAGTGAAACCAAACTTAAATATTCAATAAGAATGACTGTGGCAAAAAATGCTATAACAGATTTATATGACAATATTAAGTACCTCTATGAGACATTTTCTGAACCGATAAATTTAATTTTCGATATTAATATGATTATTGATGATACAGTAGAGGACCTGATTCGTAAAGAAATCAAAAAAATAGAAAACTATTATGTATCGAAAAACTTGTGCTCTAATAAGAGTGGTCTAACCATAGATCAATTTGATGGTAAATTCGTAAATGTACTTTCAAATTTTGAAAATAGATTTGGGATGTGTTCTGCTGGAATTAGTTCTTTTAATTTTATGCCTGATGGGAAAATATACCCATGTGGATTTTTAACAAACAATGATAAATTCAGCATTGGAGATATTAATGAACCCATAAATACGTGTATGTCAAAACGCCTAGCAATTTCACTCGTTGAAAAGGAAAAAACAAAATGTAATGATTGTAAAATTAAATTCTTTTGTCATGGAATGAAATGTGGATATAAGAATTATATTAGAACAAGTAAGATTAATGTACCATCTGATTCGACTTGTAAGATTGAAAAGATATTCTATTCTTCAGTTATGAATATTTTAAACTGTTTTTTGAATGATGAAAATACTGATAATATTTTGGGTAGAAAATTAAAATCTATAATAAAATCAATAGACTATACGGGTTTACAGCTAAGTGATTTTGGGGAACTAATAAAAAATAAAGTGGAGATAATATAA
- a CDS encoding IS3 family transposase, with protein sequence MRKLLKVSRSGYYKYINQTPSKRSVENEALKEYITDIHKQFKMCYGYRRVKIELDVRGIIVNHKRVYRIMRECGLSGKHPRKKHGNYKKVQQDLIKDNILM encoded by the coding sequence ATGCGTAAATTGCTAAAAGTTTCAAGATCAGGCTATTACAAATACATTAATCAAACCCCAAGTAAAAGATCAGTTGAGAATGAGGCTTTAAAAGAATATATTACAGATATACATAAGCAATTTAAGATGTGCTATGGATATAGAAGAGTAAAAATAGAACTAGATGTTAGGGGTATAATTGTTAACCATAAAAGAGTGTACAGGATAATGAGAGAGTGCGGTTTATCTGGAAAACACCCTAGGAAGAAGCACGGCAATTATAAAAAGGTCCAACAAGACCTAATAAAAGATAATATTCTTATGTAA
- a CDS encoding S8 family serine peptidase, which produces MKIGVIDTDGIFDHTFFKDKNIKIIRYNHGINGVKNWNYNFTHSEYICSSILQENPNAEIILVSIIGEEYRKKGVDFIKALYYLIDQNVDIINLSLGIENTYYKELFGACEYAKSNNILIVASHSNNGNITYPANFNNVIGVTAKPSESYRLFNYDHENNDIYYNSTLPYISYFHLNQYNLMIGNSFVTAKITGILSNFIGDRNTDDKSLLINLINSPINKVTKYQDYRDENFIFITNRSKDPLQLKYIEEYPNCKMIIDINEIEYFKADGKNLEEVSLFIDINSYKLSCEVRSKLNNIIKNKWAVYNSILSRYPHYNFVERLGFYKESITINQYLF; this is translated from the coding sequence ATGAAAATAGGAGTAATTGATACCGATGGAATATTCGATCACACTTTTTTTAAAGATAAAAATATAAAAATAATTAGATATAACCATGGTATAAATGGTGTAAAAAATTGGAATTATAATTTCACCCATTCAGAATATATATGTTCTTCAATACTACAAGAAAATCCAAATGCAGAAATTATATTAGTAAGCATTATAGGTGAGGAATATAGAAAAAAAGGTGTAGATTTTATAAAGGCTCTTTATTATTTAATAGATCAAAATGTAGATATAATAAACTTGAGCTTAGGAATAGAAAATACTTATTATAAGGAGTTGTTTGGGGCATGTGAGTATGCAAAAAGTAATAATATTCTTATAGTTGCATCACATTCAAATAATGGTAATATTACATATCCGGCAAATTTTAATAATGTTATTGGAGTTACAGCAAAACCTTCTGAAAGTTATAGACTATTTAATTATGATCATGAAAATAATGATATTTACTATAATTCAACCTTACCTTATATTTCTTATTTTCATCTAAATCAATATAATTTGATGATAGGAAATAGCTTTGTTACAGCAAAGATTACTGGTATACTGAGCAACTTTATAGGGGATCGTAATACCGATGATAAGAGTTTGCTTATAAATCTGATTAATAGTCCAATTAATAAAGTAACAAAGTATCAAGACTATAGAGATGAAAACTTTATATTTATAACTAATAGATCTAAAGATCCATTGCAGCTGAAATATATAGAAGAGTATCCAAATTGTAAGATGATTATAGATATAAATGAAATCGAATATTTTAAGGCAGATGGTAAAAATTTAGAAGAGGTTTCATTATTCATTGACATCAATAGTTATAAATTGTCTTGTGAAGTAAGAAGTAAGTTGAATAATATTATTAAAAATAAATGGGCAGTCTACAATTCTATTTTGTCAAGATATCCTCATTATAATTTTGTAGAACGTTTAGGTTTTTATAAAGAAAGCATTACCATCAATCAATATCTATTTTAA